A genomic window from Nicotiana sylvestris chromosome 11, ASM39365v2, whole genome shotgun sequence includes:
- the LOC138881630 gene encoding uncharacterized protein, translating to MGKKINCHVSIKKGIIPISEHPILLLHGTRMSRPNTPCPSEMKEVQWLQKMKSDPSTRRSNVLCEFYQERGHKTEDCIGLRQEVVRTLNQGYLKELMSDKGRANFARGRDQPQGPPKPPSPARTIQMIIGDDDDTVINHMKFTTTYKLKWMVAHERYDDLEDNIIFDKSDTDDLSFPHYDDLVITFRIADTDVKRIIVDDGIGTCIVHPRVLMQMRLEDKIIPHCITLTGFNNAVERTSGEIVLHVLAGGVTLEMILHVMDQETVYNAIIGRS from the coding sequence ATGGGCAAAAAGATCAACTGCCATGTTTCAATCAAGAAAGGCATCATCCCTATATCCGAACACCCAATCCTCCTCCTCCACGGCACGCGGATGTCGCGCCCCAACACACCGTGCCCCTCCGAAATGAAAGAGGTACAGTGGCTGCAAAAGATGAAATCGGATCCGAGCACCAGGAGGTCGAACGTCCTGTGTGAATTCTACCAGGAGAGAGGACACAAGACCGAAGACTGCATAGGTCTGCGACAAGAAGTAGTGAGGACGTTAAACCAGGGATACCTGAAAGAACTGATGAGCGATAAAGGACGGGCCAACTTCGCTCGTGGGCGCGAccaacctcaaggacctccaaagccaccatcaccagctcgtaccatacaaatgatcattggtgACGACGACGATACTGTGATCAACCATATGAAATTCACCACCACATATAAACTCAAATGGATGGTTGCCCACGAACGGTATGACGACCTCGAAGACAATATCATATTCGATAAGTCGGATACCGACgatttgtctttccctcactatgatgatTTGGTTATAACTTTTCGCATTGCGGATaccgatgtaaaaagaataatagTGGATGATGGAATCGGCACGTGTATTGTTCACCCACGAGTTCTCATGCAAATGAGactcgaggataaaataataccgcattgcataacactaacgggttttaataatgcagtggaGCGAACATCTGGAGAAATAGTGCTACACGTCCTGGCAGGAGGGGTCACCCTGGAAATGATATTGCACGTCATGGATCAGGAAACAGtctacaacgccatcataggacgTTCATAG